Genomic segment of Limnohabitans sp. INBF002:
GCCTGAAAACATCACGCGGCTTTCTGCATCGCGAATGGCTTGCAGCACGCGACCAAACTTGCTTTGCACTAACCAGCGGGCAAACAAAAAGCTCATCAGCAAGGCCCAGCCCGTCAGGACAAACAAGGTCATGCGCATGGCGGGTGTGGCAATGGGCAAGTCCAAGATGCGTTTGAAATCGGTGAAACCGTTGTTGCCACCAAAGCCAGTCTCATTGCGGAAGAACAGCAGCATGGCGGCAAACGTCATGGCCTGCGTGATGATGGAGAAATACACGCCTTTGATGCGCGAGCGAAACGCAAAGTAGCCAAACACAAAGGCCAACACACCAGGCACCAACACGATCAGCAACAGCGTGGCAAGAAAGCTGTCACTGAAGGTCCAATGCAAAGGCAAGGTTTTCCAATCGAGGAACACCATGAAGTCGGGCAGGTTACTTTTGTAGTTGCCGTCGGTGCCGATCTGGCGCATCAGGTACATGCCCATCACGTAGCCGCCGAGTGCAAAAAACAAACCGTGGCCAAGCGACAAGATGCCGGTGTAGCCCCAAATCAAATCCATGGCGAGCGCACAGATGGCGTAGCACATGATCTTGCCCACCAAGGCCACGGCGTAGTCACTCATGTGGAACACGTTGTCTGCGGGTACCCATAGGTTGAGCACAGGCACCACCGCGCACACGGTGATGAACGCAGCCAAGAAAAAAATCCAGCCCTTGGTGCCCAACAAAGCGGGTGCCTCTGGCAGTTGCAAAGTAGAAGTGGTGTGTGTCATGTCATGCCTCCGCA
This window contains:
- the urtC gene encoding urea ABC transporter permease subunit UrtC; translated protein: MTHTTSTLQLPEAPALLGTKGWIFFLAAFITVCAVVPVLNLWVPADNVFHMSDYAVALVGKIMCYAICALAMDLIWGYTGILSLGHGLFFALGGYVMGMYLMRQIGTDGNYKSNLPDFMVFLDWKTLPLHWTFSDSFLATLLLIVLVPGVLAFVFGYFAFRSRIKGVYFSIITQAMTFAAMLLFFRNETGFGGNNGFTDFKRILDLPIATPAMRMTLFVLTGWALLMSFLFARWLVQSKFGRVLQAIRDAESRVMFSGYSPLPYKLTIWVISAVMCGIAGALYVPQVGIINPSEMSPANSIEMAVWAAVGGRATLLGPIVGAFLVNGMKSWLTVTAPEFWLYFLGALFIGVTLYMPQGVVGLMQKLSAKTKAEERV